A genome region from Anopheles stephensi strain Indian chromosome 2, UCI_ANSTEP_V1.0, whole genome shotgun sequence includes the following:
- the LOC118506635 gene encoding endochitinase A-like isoform X1, with protein MPPPPPPGPPPPPGPPPPPALKLGGGGGAPSADGRNALLLSIQKGTKLKKTVTVDKSAPAIQGKVASDGAAVPGRANNRAPGRPTAGDDGGPAAPTGPGQPKLGGLFEGLSSMPKLKPVGSRTPTGTANASAAGLQQQNKTPSPEASKGSPINNGRVGNGGGGTAAPLDFSDELAQKLTLKKQKQQQGSSSSNTSSSAINPPPPTAVPNETNLRLNRGPPPQPPTSIQRPSGDNASSKAAPAASSQKSQAPATPNHLNHTLKLAASKPSATNGPLSAGSSSSTTSPTINATSGSVPIPNRSALFGSNATTTPVTSVLMGNGSVPSATIPVAPKPVPNYGKPNLAPKPPGMQLGGTAGDGGSTTRPTVSRHQSMRSPRSPPVSQTAPVFPANHFGTMRGPPSSAAMFQSSESIVRPVREVTGRPSAPPPKPPTMKPPPPPPVRSVSNTNLTHLPPSLSLAPSSLNTTGTSSPATEPTSFGSVNNVASLTLADELRAKVSNAANLSVAGSSANSISTGNLSVLGGGNTLTKGGSLKTTAAPPLPPHRTSPAPPPPVSAAILNSGEAPVPPQRISSIRNSAGSGSLPSTVSASSNSSNSSSSHNQSHHSHQSSTVIITSSSTAASTGGGSLHRKDTSLTSVNSSSSSTQVTGTSAKMPLPEIDLESKYALYFHKVTEFPQPIPFLNVPKIYQSELRQQQQSAQQGQQPHRQ; from the exons ATGcctccgccgccgccgcctggGCCGCCACCTCCTCCAgggccaccgccaccgccggcCCTGAagcttggtggtggtggtggtgcaccgTCGGCCGATGGGCGGAACGCTCTGCTCCTTTCGATCCAGAAGGGTACCAAGCTCAAGAAGACGGTTACGGTGGACAAGAGTGCACCGGCAATTCAGGGCAAG GTCGCTTCCGATGGAGCAGCGGTGCCGGGCAGAGCGAACAACCGTGCTCCGGGTCGGCCAACGGcaggtgatgatggtggtccAGCAGCACCAACCGGACCGGGGCAGCCGAAGCTGGGCGGACTGTTTGAGGGTTTGTCATCGATGCCGAAATTAAAACCGGTCGGCAGTCGGACGCCCACCGGAACAG CAAACGCATCCGCGGCGGGattgcagcagcaaaacaaaacaccttcGCCGGAAGCCTCCAAGGGCTCCCCGATCAACAATGGACGGGTGGGgaatggtggcggtggtacCGCCGCGCCACTTGACTTCTCGGACGAGCTCGCGCAAAAGTTAACGctcaaaaaacagaaacagcagcagggcagcagtagcagcaacacaTCCTCGTCGGCCATCAATCCACCGCCTCCCACAGCGGTgccgaacgaaacgaacctGCGGCTAAACCGAGGACCACCACCGCAACCACCAACATCGATCCAAcgg CCTTCCGGAGACAACGCGTCGTCAAAGGCGGCACCAGCAGCCTCCAGCCAGAAAAG CCAAGCACCTGCAACACCAAACCACCTGAACCACACGCTCAAGCTGGCAGCATCGAAACCGTCGGCTACGAATGGACCACTGTccgcaggcagcagcagcagcaccactaGTCCCACTATAAACGCAACCAGCGGCAGTGTACCGATTCCGAATCGATCGGCCCTGTTCGGTAGCAacgcgacgacgacgccggtgaCGAGTGTTTTGATGGGCAATGGTAGCGTACCGTCGGCAACAATTCCGGTGGCACCGAAACCGGTACCAAATTATGGCAAACCAAATCTAGCACCGAAACCGCCCGGTATGCAGCTGGGCGGAACGGCCGGAGATGGCGGAAGCACGACGCGCCCAACCGTGAGTCGACACCAGAGCATGCGAAGTCCAAG gTCACCTCCGGTCTCGCAAACGGCACCGGTGTTTCCTGCCAATCACTTCGGTACGATGCGCGGACCACCCTCGTCAGCGGCCATGTTCCAGTCGTCGGAATCGATCGTACGGCCAGTGCGGGAAGTAACGG GTCGCCCATCTGCACCACCGCCAAAGCCACCAACGATgaaaccaccgccaccgccaccggtgCGGAGCGTCAGCAATACGAACCTAACGCACCTGCCTCCATCGCTTAGCCTGGCACCATCGTCACTGAACACGACCGGCACCAGCTCACCGGCAACCGAACCAACCTCGTTCGGCTCGGTGAACAACGTGGCCTCGCTTACGCTGGCCGACGAACTGCGGGCAAAGGTATCGAACGCCGCTAACCTGTCGGTGGCCGGTTCGTCCGCCAACTCCATTTCCACCGGTAACTTGAGTGTGCTCGGTGGTGGGAACACCCTGACGAAAGGTGGCAGTTTGAAGACGACGGCGGCACCACCGCTACCACCCCATCGGACGAGCCCggcgccaccgccaccggttTCGGCGGCAATACTG AACTCGGGTGAAGCGCCAGTACCGCCCCAACGAATTTCGTCAATCCGCAACTCGGCCGGTAGCGGTAGCTTACCGTCGACAGTGtcggccagcagcaacagcagtaacagcagcagtagtcaCAATCAGAGTCATCATAGTCATCAAAGCAGCACCGTCATAAtcacgagcagcagcaccgcaGCGTCCACGGGCGGTGGCAGTCTTCATCGTAAGGACACATCGCTAACGTcggtcaacagcagcagctcatcGACTCAGGTGACCGGCACCAGTGCGAAGATGCCGCTGCCGGAGATAGACCTCGAGTCGAAGTACGCGCTCTACTTCCACAAGGTGACGGAATTTCCGCAGCCGATACCGTTCCTCAATGTGCCGAAAATCTATCAAAGCGAACtgcgccagcagcaacagtcggCGCAACAAGGGCAGCAACCGCATCGGCAGTAG
- the LOC118506635 gene encoding WAS/WASL-interacting protein family member 2-like isoform X2 gives MPPPPPPGPPPPPGPPPPPALKLGGGGGAPSADGRNALLLSIQKGTKLKKTVTVDKSAPAIQGKVASDGAAVPGRANNRAPGRPTAGDDGGPAAPTGPGQPKLGGLFEGLSSMPKLKPVGSRTPTGTANASAAGLQQQNKTPSPEASKGSPINNGRVGNGGGGTAAPLDFSDELAQKLTLKKQKQQQGSSSSNTSSSAINPPPPTAVPNETNLRLNRGPPPQPPTSIQRPSGDNASSKAAPAASSQKRSPPVSQTAPVFPANHFGTMRGPPSSAAMFQSSESIVRPVREVTGRPSAPPPKPPTMKPPPPPPVRSVSNTNLTHLPPSLSLAPSSLNTTGTSSPATEPTSFGSVNNVASLTLADELRAKVSNAANLSVAGSSANSISTGNLSVLGGGNTLTKGGSLKTTAAPPLPPHRTSPAPPPPVSAAILNSGEAPVPPQRISSIRNSAGSGSLPSTVSASSNSSNSSSSHNQSHHSHQSSTVIITSSSTAASTGGGSLHRKDTSLTSVNSSSSSTQVTGTSAKMPLPEIDLESKYALYFHKVTEFPQPIPFLNVPKIYQSELRQQQQSAQQGQQPHRQ, from the exons ATGcctccgccgccgccgcctggGCCGCCACCTCCTCCAgggccaccgccaccgccggcCCTGAagcttggtggtggtggtggtgcaccgTCGGCCGATGGGCGGAACGCTCTGCTCCTTTCGATCCAGAAGGGTACCAAGCTCAAGAAGACGGTTACGGTGGACAAGAGTGCACCGGCAATTCAGGGCAAG GTCGCTTCCGATGGAGCAGCGGTGCCGGGCAGAGCGAACAACCGTGCTCCGGGTCGGCCAACGGcaggtgatgatggtggtccAGCAGCACCAACCGGACCGGGGCAGCCGAAGCTGGGCGGACTGTTTGAGGGTTTGTCATCGATGCCGAAATTAAAACCGGTCGGCAGTCGGACGCCCACCGGAACAG CAAACGCATCCGCGGCGGGattgcagcagcaaaacaaaacaccttcGCCGGAAGCCTCCAAGGGCTCCCCGATCAACAATGGACGGGTGGGgaatggtggcggtggtacCGCCGCGCCACTTGACTTCTCGGACGAGCTCGCGCAAAAGTTAACGctcaaaaaacagaaacagcagcagggcagcagtagcagcaacacaTCCTCGTCGGCCATCAATCCACCGCCTCCCACAGCGGTgccgaacgaaacgaacctGCGGCTAAACCGAGGACCACCACCGCAACCACCAACATCGATCCAAcgg CCTTCCGGAGACAACGCGTCGTCAAAGGCGGCACCAGCAGCCTCCAGCCAGAAAAG gTCACCTCCGGTCTCGCAAACGGCACCGGTGTTTCCTGCCAATCACTTCGGTACGATGCGCGGACCACCCTCGTCAGCGGCCATGTTCCAGTCGTCGGAATCGATCGTACGGCCAGTGCGGGAAGTAACGG GTCGCCCATCTGCACCACCGCCAAAGCCACCAACGATgaaaccaccgccaccgccaccggtgCGGAGCGTCAGCAATACGAACCTAACGCACCTGCCTCCATCGCTTAGCCTGGCACCATCGTCACTGAACACGACCGGCACCAGCTCACCGGCAACCGAACCAACCTCGTTCGGCTCGGTGAACAACGTGGCCTCGCTTACGCTGGCCGACGAACTGCGGGCAAAGGTATCGAACGCCGCTAACCTGTCGGTGGCCGGTTCGTCCGCCAACTCCATTTCCACCGGTAACTTGAGTGTGCTCGGTGGTGGGAACACCCTGACGAAAGGTGGCAGTTTGAAGACGACGGCGGCACCACCGCTACCACCCCATCGGACGAGCCCggcgccaccgccaccggttTCGGCGGCAATACTG AACTCGGGTGAAGCGCCAGTACCGCCCCAACGAATTTCGTCAATCCGCAACTCGGCCGGTAGCGGTAGCTTACCGTCGACAGTGtcggccagcagcaacagcagtaacagcagcagtagtcaCAATCAGAGTCATCATAGTCATCAAAGCAGCACCGTCATAAtcacgagcagcagcaccgcaGCGTCCACGGGCGGTGGCAGTCTTCATCGTAAGGACACATCGCTAACGTcggtcaacagcagcagctcatcGACTCAGGTGACCGGCACCAGTGCGAAGATGCCGCTGCCGGAGATAGACCTCGAGTCGAAGTACGCGCTCTACTTCCACAAGGTGACGGAATTTCCGCAGCCGATACCGTTCCTCAATGTGCCGAAAATCTATCAAAGCGAACtgcgccagcagcaacagtcggCGCAACAAGGGCAGCAACCGCATCGGCAGTAG